The Gemmatimonadaceae bacterium DNA segment ATGGCGACTCCGGCGCGCTCTGGGTCAGCCCCGGCGGGGAGGTCATCGCGATGCACTTTCAGGGCAGGGACGGGAACCGCGCGTACGCGCGGCCGCTGCCGTTCGTGCTGGCAACACTGGGCCTCAGCTTGCTCACAAACTGAATCTGCTCCAGGGATGCCTGAACCTCGCTCGTAGCCACGCCCCTGACGTCACTATCCCCCCGGGCCGGTATACGAGCACCCCGATGTGCATGTCTCGCGGATCACGATGCGCGAGAGCCCCGGGAGCGACGGGCGCAGCCGGTCCCAGATCCAGATCGCCAGATTCTCCGACGTGGGATTCTCCAGCCCCTCGATCTCGTTCAGGTAGCGATGATCGAGCTGGTCGACGATCGGCTTCACCGCCGTCTTGATCTCGGCGAAGTCGAGTACCCAGCCGAGCGTGGGATCGAGCGGTCCGCTGACGTGAACCTCGCAGCGAAACGAGTGGCCGTGCAGCCGGAAGCATTTGTGCCCCGGGGGCACGTTCGGCAGCCGGTGCGCTGCCTCGAAGCCGAACTCCTTGAAGATCTCCATGCGAGGATTTCGCTCTACTTCTTCGGCGGGCGCGACGGCCGCAGCTCCACGCGGCTCGGCAAGCTGCGGTCCGGCTGTGCGAGCAGATCCATCACTACGCGCGCGACGTCATCCGGCGTGAGCATCCAGTTCGTGTCGCTCGCGCCGGGCGTCCGGAACTCCGTCGCGACGGAGCCGGGCAGGACGCAGCAGACGCGGATCCCGTCGTGCCGCACCTCCTGCATCAGCGTCTCGCTGAACATGTTCAACCCCGCCTTCGACGCGCCGTACGCCGCGCCGCCGACGAACGGGTTCTTCC contains these protein-coding regions:
- the queD gene encoding 6-carboxytetrahydropterin synthase QueD, whose amino-acid sequence is MEIFKEFGFEAAHRLPNVPPGHKCFRLHGHSFRCEVHVSGPLDPTLGWVLDFAEIKTAVKPIVDQLDHRYLNEIEGLENPTSENLAIWIWDRLRPSLPGLSRIVIRETCTSGCSYTGPGG